One Luteibacter aegosomaticola genomic window carries:
- a CDS encoding CinA family protein, which translates to MDSHSYNDAALNVLAQQVATAALEKRVMVATAESCTGGWISKALTDLAGSSAWFEAGVVTYSYSAKEALLGVNPRTLERTGAVSEETVLEMVSGALARYAAGVAVAVTGIAGPSGGTADKPVGTVWIGWKRRGGYAHATVYHFAGDREAVRRQTVAAALAGIVTELNG; encoded by the coding sequence ATGGATTCCCACTCCTATAACGACGCGGCGCTCAACGTGCTCGCGCAGCAGGTGGCCACCGCTGCGCTGGAGAAGCGCGTGATGGTCGCCACCGCCGAATCGTGCACTGGCGGCTGGATCTCCAAGGCGCTCACCGACCTGGCCGGCAGCTCGGCCTGGTTCGAGGCGGGCGTGGTCACCTATAGCTATAGCGCGAAGGAAGCCTTGCTCGGGGTGAACCCGCGGACGCTCGAGCGCACCGGCGCCGTGAGCGAGGAGACGGTGCTCGAGATGGTCTCAGGTGCGCTGGCCCGTTATGCCGCCGGCGTGGCCGTGGCCGTTACCGGTATCGCCGGACCGTCGGGCGGCACGGCGGACAAGCCGGTGGGCACGGTATGGATCGGCTGGAAGCGCCGCGGGGGATACGCCCACGCCACCGTCTACCATTTTGCTGGTGACCGCGAGGCTGTTCGCCGACAGACGGTGGCCGCGGCTTTGGCTGGAATAGTCACCGAGCTGAACGGGTAA
- the recA gene encoding recombinase RecA, whose amino-acid sequence MDDNKRKALASALGQIEKQFGKGAVMRLGDRVDDQIDTVSTGSLGLDIALGIGGLPRGRIVEIYGPESSGKTTLTLQAIASCQRNGGTAAFVDAEHALDPTYAEKLGVNVADLLVSQPDTGEQALEIADMLVRSGAVDMVVVDSVAALTPKAEIEGEMGDSHVGLHARLMSQALRKLTANIKKSNCLVIFINQIRMKIGVMFGSPETTTGGNALKFYASVRLDIRRIGAVKKGEEVIGSETRVKVVKNKVAPPFRQTEFEILYGEGTSREGEIIELGVRENLIDKSGAWYSYKGDRIGQGKENVRQFLRDNPAIANEVDAELRARLLVKPGPAAAKAEADEVEEEA is encoded by the coding sequence ATGGACGACAATAAGCGCAAGGCGCTGGCTAGTGCCCTCGGCCAGATTGAAAAGCAGTTCGGCAAGGGTGCCGTCATGCGTCTTGGCGACCGCGTGGACGACCAGATCGACACCGTCTCCACCGGCTCCCTGGGCCTGGACATCGCCCTCGGCATCGGCGGCCTGCCGCGCGGTCGTATCGTTGAGATCTATGGTCCGGAATCGTCCGGTAAGACCACGCTCACCCTGCAGGCCATCGCGTCCTGCCAGCGCAACGGCGGCACCGCCGCGTTCGTCGACGCCGAGCACGCGCTCGACCCGACCTACGCCGAAAAGCTCGGCGTGAACGTGGCCGACCTGCTGGTCAGCCAGCCGGATACCGGTGAGCAGGCCCTCGAAATCGCCGACATGCTCGTGCGCTCGGGCGCCGTGGACATGGTGGTGGTCGACTCGGTCGCCGCCCTGACGCCCAAGGCCGAAATCGAAGGCGAGATGGGTGATTCCCACGTCGGCCTGCACGCCCGCCTCATGAGCCAGGCGCTGCGCAAGCTCACCGCCAACATCAAGAAGTCGAACTGCCTGGTCATCTTCATCAACCAGATCCGTATGAAGATCGGCGTGATGTTCGGCAGCCCGGAAACCACCACCGGTGGTAACGCGCTCAAGTTCTACGCCTCGGTCCGCCTCGACATCCGCCGCATCGGCGCGGTGAAGAAGGGCGAGGAAGTCATCGGTTCGGAGACCCGCGTCAAGGTCGTCAAGAACAAGGTGGCGCCGCCGTTCCGCCAGACCGAGTTCGAGATCCTCTACGGCGAGGGCACCTCGCGCGAAGGCGAAATCATCGAACTGGGCGTGCGCGAGAACCTGATCGACAAGTCGGGCGCCTGGTACAGCTACAAGGGCGATCGCATCGGCCAGGGCAAGGAAAACGTCCGCCAGTTCCTGCGTGATAACCCGGCCATCGCCAACGAAGTGGACGCCGAGCTGCGCGCTCGCCTCCTGGTGAAGCCGGGCCCGGCCGCGGCCAAGGCCGAGGCCGATGAGGTCGAAGAAGAAGCGTGA